In Citrus sinensis cultivar Valencia sweet orange chromosome 4, DVS_A1.0, whole genome shotgun sequence, one DNA window encodes the following:
- the LOC102615743 gene encoding nuclear intron maturase 2, mitochondrial isoform X2, whose amino-acid sequence MQRRAPDPDDPTNLMKEDGVSVCSQMWIENFREPDRIVTNLTSYIRRFELWVLAYQKVYADETGTYIPRSAIQKSALEDLLALRNAVLDDRFKWGARLQFFIKSPRDKTDYESLSKRKIKAILTTTQPAPFQDKIVQEVLFMILEPIYESRFSQKSYAFRPGRNAHTVLRVIRRNFAGYLWYIKGDLSTVLDGMKVGLVINALMRDVRDKKVIDLVKLALVTPVITSRVDEGEKKKKTKRKYQKKRVLAEDEPKPDPYWLESFFGFAPEEAEKLPKWGHCGILSPLLANICLDELDRWMERKIKEFYRPSKSDVIWNSPEGEAEQGNTSWPEFVPTSGPDKTRKMDYVRYGGHILIGIRGPRADAATLRKQLIEFVDQRYMLKLDNESLPIEHITKGIMFLDHVLCRRVVYPTLRYTATGGKIISEKGVGTLLSVTASLKQCIKQFRKLNFLKGDRDPDPQPCFRMFHATQAHTNAQMNKFLLAMVEWYRYADNRKKIVNFCSYIIRGSLAKLYAAKYKLRSRAKVYKIGARNLGRPLKEKKGQSPDYQNLLRMGLVESIDGLLFTRMSLVPEADYTPFPGNWRPDHEKALIEYIRLDDPKTLEEQRSCIREQGLVSPQDYVSMLVWNYKRNAIAMDQLSLVKSGGTNIQNDQQLLSSSNHENYEDKTKEEEESEGLHVARI is encoded by the coding sequence ATGCAGCGGCGTGCACCGGATCCTGATGACCCAACAAACCTGATGAAAGAAGATGGTGTCTCAGTTTGTTCACAGAtgtggattgaaaattttcgcGAACCCGATAGGATTGTTACCAATTTAACGTCTTATATTCGTAGGTTTGAGTTGTGGGTATTAGCTTATCAAAAAGTGTATGCTGATGAAACGGGCACGTATATTCCTCGTAGTGCTATTCAGAAATCAGCATTAGAGGATTTGTTAGCTTTAAGAAATGCTGTTCTTGATGATAGGTTTAAATGGGGTGCTAGGTTACAGTTCTTTATAAAATCGCCTAGAGATAAGACTGATTATGAATCTTTATCTAAGAGGAAGATTAAGGCCATATTGACTACAACACAACCAGCCCCATTTCAGGACAAGATAGTTCAGGAGGTGTTGTTTATGATTTTGGAGCCAATATATGAGTCAAGGTTTTCACAAAAGTCGTATGCGTTTAGGCCGGGGAGGAATGCACACACGGTATTGAGGGTGATTAGGAGGAATTTTGCAGGGTATTTGTGGTATATAAAAGGGGATTTGAGTACAGTTTTGGATGGAATGAAGGTGGGTTTGGTGATTAATGCTTTGATGAGGGATGTGAGGGATAAGAAGGTGATTGATTTGGTGAAATTGGCTTTGGTTACACCAGTAATCACGAGTCGAGTTGATGagggagagaagaagaaaaagacaaagagaaAGTATCAGAAGAAGAGAGTGTTGGCAGAGGATGAGCCAAAGCCAGACCCTTATTGGTTAGAGtctttttttgggtttgcTCCAGAGGAGGCAGAGAAGCTTCCTAAATGGGGTCACTGTGGAATTCTTAGTCCTCTTTTGGCTAATATTTGTCTTGATGAATTGGACCGTTGGATGGAGAGGAAGATTAAGGAGTTTTATCGACCTTCGAAGAGTGATGTCATATGGAATAGCCCAGAAGGAGAAGCAGAACAGGGAAATACATCTTGGCCAGAGTTTGTGCCAACTAGTGGGCCAGATAAGACCAGAAAAATGGATTATGTACGTTATGGTGGCCATATTTTGATTGGCATTCGAGGACCTAGGGCAGATGCAGCAACTCTGAGGAAGCAACTAATAGAGTTTGTTGATCAAAGATATATGCTCAAGCTTGACAACGAAAGCCTCCCTATTGAACATATAACTAAGGGTATAATGTTTCTTGACCATGTGTTGTGTAGGAGAGTTGTTTATCCTACTCTTCGTTATACGGCCACTGGAGGGAAGATTATTAGTGAAAAAGGTGTGGGCACCCTCTTATCAGTCACTGCTAGCTTGAAACAATGCATCAAGCAATTTAGGAAATTGAACTTTCTCAAGGGGGATAGGGATCCTGATCCTCAGCCTTGTTTCAGAATGTTCCATGCCACTCAAGCTCACACGAATGCGCAAATGAACAAGTTCTTGTTAGCCATGGTTGAATGGTATCGATATGCTGACAACCGGaagaaaattgttaatttttgttcttacaTCATTAGGGGTTCACTTGCGAAGCTCTATGCTGCAAAATACAAGCTTCGTTCACGGGCAAAGGTGTATAAAATTGGTGCTAGGAATTTGGGTCGTCCTctgaaagagaagaaagggCAGTCACCTGATTACCAAAATTTGCTTAGGATGGGCCTTGTTGAATCAATTGATGGGCTTCTGTTCACTAGAATGTCTCTTGTTCCTGAAGCTGATTATACACCCTTCCCAGGGAACTGGAGACCTGATCATGAGAAGGCATTGATTGAATATATAAGGCTTGATGATCCCAAAACTCTGGAAGAGCAGCGAAGTTGCATTAGAGAACAGGGTCTTGTTTCTCCTCAGGACTATGTTTCAATGCTTGTTTGGAACTATAAAAGGAATGCTATTGCCATGGATCAGCTATCCTTGGTAAAGAGTGGTGGTACCAACATACAAAATGATCAGCAATTATTATCAAGCTCAAATCATGAGAACTATGAGGACAAGAcaaaagaagaggaagaaagtGAAGGGCTACATGTTGCAAGGATATAA
- the LOC102615743 gene encoding nuclear intron maturase 2, mitochondrial isoform X3 — MKEDGVSVCSQMWIENFREPDRIVTNLTSYIRRFELWVLAYQKVYADETGTYIPRSAIQKSALEDLLALRNAVLDDRFKWGARLQFFIKSPRDKTDYESLSKRKIKAILTTTQPAPFQDKIVQEVLFMILEPIYESRFSQKSYAFRPGRNAHTVLRVIRRNFAGYLWYIKGDLSTVLDGMKVGLVINALMRDVRDKKVIDLVKLALVTPVITSRVDEGEKKKKTKRKYQKKRVLAEDEPKPDPYWLESFFGFAPEEAEKLPKWGHCGILSPLLANICLDELDRWMERKIKEFYRPSKSDVIWNSPEGEAEQGNTSWPEFVPTSGPDKTRKMDYVRYGGHILIGIRGPRADAATLRKQLIEFVDQRYMLKLDNESLPIEHITKGIMFLDHVLCRRVVYPTLRYTATGGKIISEKGVGTLLSVTASLKQCIKQFRKLNFLKGDRDPDPQPCFRMFHATQAHTNAQMNKFLLAMVEWYRYADNRKKIVNFCSYIIRGSLAKLYAAKYKLRSRAKVYKIGARNLGRPLKEKKGQSPDYQNLLRMGLVESIDGLLFTRMSLVPEADYTPFPGNWRPDHEKALIEYIRLDDPKTLEEQRSCIREQGLVSPQDYVSMLVWNYKRNAIAMDQLSLVKSGGTNIQNDQQLLSSSNHENYEDKTKEEEESEGLHVARI; from the coding sequence ATGAAAGAAGATGGTGTCTCAGTTTGTTCACAGAtgtggattgaaaattttcgcGAACCCGATAGGATTGTTACCAATTTAACGTCTTATATTCGTAGGTTTGAGTTGTGGGTATTAGCTTATCAAAAAGTGTATGCTGATGAAACGGGCACGTATATTCCTCGTAGTGCTATTCAGAAATCAGCATTAGAGGATTTGTTAGCTTTAAGAAATGCTGTTCTTGATGATAGGTTTAAATGGGGTGCTAGGTTACAGTTCTTTATAAAATCGCCTAGAGATAAGACTGATTATGAATCTTTATCTAAGAGGAAGATTAAGGCCATATTGACTACAACACAACCAGCCCCATTTCAGGACAAGATAGTTCAGGAGGTGTTGTTTATGATTTTGGAGCCAATATATGAGTCAAGGTTTTCACAAAAGTCGTATGCGTTTAGGCCGGGGAGGAATGCACACACGGTATTGAGGGTGATTAGGAGGAATTTTGCAGGGTATTTGTGGTATATAAAAGGGGATTTGAGTACAGTTTTGGATGGAATGAAGGTGGGTTTGGTGATTAATGCTTTGATGAGGGATGTGAGGGATAAGAAGGTGATTGATTTGGTGAAATTGGCTTTGGTTACACCAGTAATCACGAGTCGAGTTGATGagggagagaagaagaaaaagacaaagagaaAGTATCAGAAGAAGAGAGTGTTGGCAGAGGATGAGCCAAAGCCAGACCCTTATTGGTTAGAGtctttttttgggtttgcTCCAGAGGAGGCAGAGAAGCTTCCTAAATGGGGTCACTGTGGAATTCTTAGTCCTCTTTTGGCTAATATTTGTCTTGATGAATTGGACCGTTGGATGGAGAGGAAGATTAAGGAGTTTTATCGACCTTCGAAGAGTGATGTCATATGGAATAGCCCAGAAGGAGAAGCAGAACAGGGAAATACATCTTGGCCAGAGTTTGTGCCAACTAGTGGGCCAGATAAGACCAGAAAAATGGATTATGTACGTTATGGTGGCCATATTTTGATTGGCATTCGAGGACCTAGGGCAGATGCAGCAACTCTGAGGAAGCAACTAATAGAGTTTGTTGATCAAAGATATATGCTCAAGCTTGACAACGAAAGCCTCCCTATTGAACATATAACTAAGGGTATAATGTTTCTTGACCATGTGTTGTGTAGGAGAGTTGTTTATCCTACTCTTCGTTATACGGCCACTGGAGGGAAGATTATTAGTGAAAAAGGTGTGGGCACCCTCTTATCAGTCACTGCTAGCTTGAAACAATGCATCAAGCAATTTAGGAAATTGAACTTTCTCAAGGGGGATAGGGATCCTGATCCTCAGCCTTGTTTCAGAATGTTCCATGCCACTCAAGCTCACACGAATGCGCAAATGAACAAGTTCTTGTTAGCCATGGTTGAATGGTATCGATATGCTGACAACCGGaagaaaattgttaatttttgttcttacaTCATTAGGGGTTCACTTGCGAAGCTCTATGCTGCAAAATACAAGCTTCGTTCACGGGCAAAGGTGTATAAAATTGGTGCTAGGAATTTGGGTCGTCCTctgaaagagaagaaagggCAGTCACCTGATTACCAAAATTTGCTTAGGATGGGCCTTGTTGAATCAATTGATGGGCTTCTGTTCACTAGAATGTCTCTTGTTCCTGAAGCTGATTATACACCCTTCCCAGGGAACTGGAGACCTGATCATGAGAAGGCATTGATTGAATATATAAGGCTTGATGATCCCAAAACTCTGGAAGAGCAGCGAAGTTGCATTAGAGAACAGGGTCTTGTTTCTCCTCAGGACTATGTTTCAATGCTTGTTTGGAACTATAAAAGGAATGCTATTGCCATGGATCAGCTATCCTTGGTAAAGAGTGGTGGTACCAACATACAAAATGATCAGCAATTATTATCAAGCTCAAATCATGAGAACTATGAGGACAAGAcaaaagaagaggaagaaagtGAAGGGCTACATGTTGCAAGGATATAA
- the LOC102616220 gene encoding ras-related protein RABH1b isoform X1: MAPVSALAKYKLVFLGDQSVGKTSIITRFMYDKFDNTYQATIGIDFLSKTMYLEDRTVRLQLWDTAGQERFRSLIPSYIRDSSVAVVVYDVASRQSFLNTSKWIDEVRTERGSDVIIVLVGNKTDLVEKRQVSIEEGEAKSRELNVMFIETSAKAGFNIKPLFRKIAAALPGMETLSSTKQEEMVDVNLRSTTGNASQSQSQSSGCSC, translated from the exons ATGGCGCCGGTGTCGGCTCTCGCAAAGTACAAGCTGGTGTTTTTAGGAGATCAATCTGTGGGCAAAACAAGTATCATCACTCGCTTCATGTATGATAAATTCGATAACACCTATCAG GCTACAATTGGTATTGATTTCCTTTCAAAAACTATGTACCTTGAAGATCGAACTGTTCGTCTGCAGCTGTG GGATACAGCTGGACAGGAAAGATTTAGAAGTCTCATTCCAAGCTACATCAGGGATTCTtctgttgctgttgttgtatATGATGTTGCAA GCCGGCAATCTTTCTTGAACACTTCAAAATGGATTGATGAGGTTCGAACCGAGAGGGGTAGTGATGTCATCATTGTCCTTGTTGGGAACAAAACTGACCTTGTGGAAAAAAG GCAAGTCTCCATAGAGGAAGGAGAAGCCAAATCTCGGGAACTCAACGTCATGTTCATTGAAACGAGTGCTAAAGCTGGTTTTAATATAAAG CCTTTGTTTCGGAAAATTGCTGCAGCATTGCCAGGGATGGAAACACTTTCTTCAACAAAGCAAGAAGAAATGGTTGACGTGAATCTGAGGTCTACAACTGGCAATGCATCACAGTCCCAGTCTCAGTCAAGTGGATGCTCTTGTTGA
- the LOC102616220 gene encoding ras-related protein RABH1b isoform X3: MAPVSALAKYKLVFLGDQSVGKTSIITRFMYDKFDNTYQATIGIDFLSKTMYLEDRTVRLQLWDTAGQERFRSLIPSYIRDSSVAVVVYDVASRQSFLNTSKWIDEVRTERGSDVIIVLVGNKTDLVEKRQVSIEEGEAKSRELNVMFIETSAKAGFNIKGCSPTIRRLI; encoded by the exons ATGGCGCCGGTGTCGGCTCTCGCAAAGTACAAGCTGGTGTTTTTAGGAGATCAATCTGTGGGCAAAACAAGTATCATCACTCGCTTCATGTATGATAAATTCGATAACACCTATCAG GCTACAATTGGTATTGATTTCCTTTCAAAAACTATGTACCTTGAAGATCGAACTGTTCGTCTGCAGCTGTG GGATACAGCTGGACAGGAAAGATTTAGAAGTCTCATTCCAAGCTACATCAGGGATTCTtctgttgctgttgttgtatATGATGTTGCAA GCCGGCAATCTTTCTTGAACACTTCAAAATGGATTGATGAGGTTCGAACCGAGAGGGGTAGTGATGTCATCATTGTCCTTGTTGGGAACAAAACTGACCTTGTGGAAAAAAG GCAAGTCTCCATAGAGGAAGGAGAAGCCAAATCTCGGGAACTCAACGTCATGTTCATTGAAACGAGTGCTAAAGCTGGTTTTAATATAAAG GGATGCAGTCCAACCATAAGAAGGTTGATCTAA
- the LOC102616912 gene encoding probable purine permease 11, which translates to MEASPELQLQTRVNDRELDSHIDTSVNQQWRFLKLKHYKWWLRVILYVVCLLVGQSAATLLGRLYYDKGGNSKWMATFVQSAGFPILLPVLCCFSNGSRSTNKTDPKISTLVCLYVAFGLLLTGDNMMYSYGLLYLPLSTYSLLCATQLAFNAFFSFFLNSQKFTPFIFNSLVLLTISATLLAVNADSENTSGVSKGNYVIGFLCTLGASATYSLYLSLLQLSFEKVIKKETFSVVMDMQIYSSFVATCGCVVGLFASGEWKGLSKEMNEYKEGRVSYLMTLIWTAVTWQISSVGLLGLVFEVSSLFSNVISTLSLPVIPILAVIFFHDKMNGLKAIAMLLAIWGFLSYIYQHYLDDYKSKTMANKSKANEVSGSGSVIEMC; encoded by the exons ATGGAGGCTTCTCCAGAGCTGCAACTACAAACCAGAG TTAATGATAGGGAACTAGACTCGCATATAGACACATCTGTGAACCAACAATGGCGATTTTTGAAGCTAAAACATTACAAATGGTGGCTTCGAGTGATTCTATACGTAGTATGTCTTCTTGTTGGGCAGTCAGCAGCTACTCTTCTAGGCAGATTATACTATGACAAAGGTGGCAATAGCAAATGGATGGCAACATTTGTTCAATCAGCCGGCTTCCCAATTCTGCTTCCAGTTCTATGCTGCTTCTCCAACGGCTCACGTTCCACTAACAAAACCGATCCAAAAATCTCCACGCTTGTCTGCCTCTACGTCGCGTTTGGCCTGCTCTTGACTGGCGACAACATGATGTACTCGTATGGACTATTGTATCTACCTTTGTCTACTTATTCTCTGCTATGTGCAACCCAATTGGCCTTTAACGcattcttctcattctttCTTAACTCGCAAAAGTTCACACCTTTCATATTCAACTCTTTAGTCCTTCTAACCATTTCAGCAACCCTTCTCGCTGTCAATGCGGACTCCGAAAACACTTCAGGTGTAAGCAAAGGAAACTATGTGATCGGATTCTTATGCACGCTGGGTGCATCCGCAACATACTCCTTGTACCTCTCCCTACTGCAGCTCTCTTTTGAGAAGGTTATAAAGAAAGAGACATTCTCTGTTGTGATGGACATGCAAATATATTCATCATTTGTGGCAACATGTGGATGTGTGGTGGGACTATTTGCTAGCGGAGAATGGAAGGGTTtgtcaaaagagatgaatgaaTACAAAGAGGGAAGGGTGTCCTATCTGATGACTCTGATTTGGACAGCCGTGACATGGCAGATTTCATCGGTTGGTTTGTTGGGGTTGGTTTTTGAGGTATCGTCTCTGTTTTCCAATGTGATTAGTACCTTGTCTTTGCCTGTTATTCCTATTCTCGCAGTGATATTTTTCCATGACAAGATGAATGGATTAAAGGCAATTGCCATGTTATTGGCAATCTGGGGGTTTCTTTCCTATATATACCAGCATTATCTAGATGACTATAAATCCAAGACCATGGCAAACAAAAGCAAGGCCAATGAGGTTTCGGGTTCTGGGTCTGTCATAGAGATGTGTTGA
- the LOC102616220 gene encoding ras-related protein RABH1b isoform X2, translating into MAPVSALAKYKLVFLGDQSVGKTSIITRFMYDKFDNTYQATIGIDFLSKTMYLEDRTVRLQLWDTAGQERFRSLIPSYIRDSSVAVVVYDVASRQSFLNTSKWIDEVRTERGSDVIIVLVGNKTDLVEKRQVSIEEGEAKSRELNVMFIETSAKAGFNIKVCLMLHPNTV; encoded by the exons ATGGCGCCGGTGTCGGCTCTCGCAAAGTACAAGCTGGTGTTTTTAGGAGATCAATCTGTGGGCAAAACAAGTATCATCACTCGCTTCATGTATGATAAATTCGATAACACCTATCAG GCTACAATTGGTATTGATTTCCTTTCAAAAACTATGTACCTTGAAGATCGAACTGTTCGTCTGCAGCTGTG GGATACAGCTGGACAGGAAAGATTTAGAAGTCTCATTCCAAGCTACATCAGGGATTCTtctgttgctgttgttgtatATGATGTTGCAA GCCGGCAATCTTTCTTGAACACTTCAAAATGGATTGATGAGGTTCGAACCGAGAGGGGTAGTGATGTCATCATTGTCCTTGTTGGGAACAAAACTGACCTTGTGGAAAAAAG GCAAGTCTCCATAGAGGAAGGAGAAGCCAAATCTCGGGAACTCAACGTCATGTTCATTGAAACGAGTGCTAAAGCTGGTTTTAATATAAAG GTGTGCTTGATGTTGCACCCCAATACGGTTTGA
- the LOC102615743 gene encoding nuclear intron maturase 2, mitochondrial isoform X1 — MYRHLTIFSHRILTNHNLVSATIFHHQVNPLNPKSNGFSFFRCLSFYPMQRRAPDPDDPTNLMKEDGVSVCSQMWIENFREPDRIVTNLTSYIRRFELWVLAYQKVYADETGTYIPRSAIQKSALEDLLALRNAVLDDRFKWGARLQFFIKSPRDKTDYESLSKRKIKAILTTTQPAPFQDKIVQEVLFMILEPIYESRFSQKSYAFRPGRNAHTVLRVIRRNFAGYLWYIKGDLSTVLDGMKVGLVINALMRDVRDKKVIDLVKLALVTPVITSRVDEGEKKKKTKRKYQKKRVLAEDEPKPDPYWLESFFGFAPEEAEKLPKWGHCGILSPLLANICLDELDRWMERKIKEFYRPSKSDVIWNSPEGEAEQGNTSWPEFVPTSGPDKTRKMDYVRYGGHILIGIRGPRADAATLRKQLIEFVDQRYMLKLDNESLPIEHITKGIMFLDHVLCRRVVYPTLRYTATGGKIISEKGVGTLLSVTASLKQCIKQFRKLNFLKGDRDPDPQPCFRMFHATQAHTNAQMNKFLLAMVEWYRYADNRKKIVNFCSYIIRGSLAKLYAAKYKLRSRAKVYKIGARNLGRPLKEKKGQSPDYQNLLRMGLVESIDGLLFTRMSLVPEADYTPFPGNWRPDHEKALIEYIRLDDPKTLEEQRSCIREQGLVSPQDYVSMLVWNYKRNAIAMDQLSLVKSGGTNIQNDQQLLSSSNHENYEDKTKEEEESEGLHVARI; from the coding sequence ATGTATCGTCACCTCACCATTTTCAGCCATCGTATTCTCACAAATCACAATCTTGTCTCTGCCACTATCTTCCATCACCAAGTAAACCCACTAAACCCTAAGTCAAATGGGTTCTCATTTTTTCGCTGTCTTTCGTTCTATCCGATGCAGCGGCGTGCACCGGATCCTGATGACCCAACAAACCTGATGAAAGAAGATGGTGTCTCAGTTTGTTCACAGAtgtggattgaaaattttcgcGAACCCGATAGGATTGTTACCAATTTAACGTCTTATATTCGTAGGTTTGAGTTGTGGGTATTAGCTTATCAAAAAGTGTATGCTGATGAAACGGGCACGTATATTCCTCGTAGTGCTATTCAGAAATCAGCATTAGAGGATTTGTTAGCTTTAAGAAATGCTGTTCTTGATGATAGGTTTAAATGGGGTGCTAGGTTACAGTTCTTTATAAAATCGCCTAGAGATAAGACTGATTATGAATCTTTATCTAAGAGGAAGATTAAGGCCATATTGACTACAACACAACCAGCCCCATTTCAGGACAAGATAGTTCAGGAGGTGTTGTTTATGATTTTGGAGCCAATATATGAGTCAAGGTTTTCACAAAAGTCGTATGCGTTTAGGCCGGGGAGGAATGCACACACGGTATTGAGGGTGATTAGGAGGAATTTTGCAGGGTATTTGTGGTATATAAAAGGGGATTTGAGTACAGTTTTGGATGGAATGAAGGTGGGTTTGGTGATTAATGCTTTGATGAGGGATGTGAGGGATAAGAAGGTGATTGATTTGGTGAAATTGGCTTTGGTTACACCAGTAATCACGAGTCGAGTTGATGagggagagaagaagaaaaagacaaagagaaAGTATCAGAAGAAGAGAGTGTTGGCAGAGGATGAGCCAAAGCCAGACCCTTATTGGTTAGAGtctttttttgggtttgcTCCAGAGGAGGCAGAGAAGCTTCCTAAATGGGGTCACTGTGGAATTCTTAGTCCTCTTTTGGCTAATATTTGTCTTGATGAATTGGACCGTTGGATGGAGAGGAAGATTAAGGAGTTTTATCGACCTTCGAAGAGTGATGTCATATGGAATAGCCCAGAAGGAGAAGCAGAACAGGGAAATACATCTTGGCCAGAGTTTGTGCCAACTAGTGGGCCAGATAAGACCAGAAAAATGGATTATGTACGTTATGGTGGCCATATTTTGATTGGCATTCGAGGACCTAGGGCAGATGCAGCAACTCTGAGGAAGCAACTAATAGAGTTTGTTGATCAAAGATATATGCTCAAGCTTGACAACGAAAGCCTCCCTATTGAACATATAACTAAGGGTATAATGTTTCTTGACCATGTGTTGTGTAGGAGAGTTGTTTATCCTACTCTTCGTTATACGGCCACTGGAGGGAAGATTATTAGTGAAAAAGGTGTGGGCACCCTCTTATCAGTCACTGCTAGCTTGAAACAATGCATCAAGCAATTTAGGAAATTGAACTTTCTCAAGGGGGATAGGGATCCTGATCCTCAGCCTTGTTTCAGAATGTTCCATGCCACTCAAGCTCACACGAATGCGCAAATGAACAAGTTCTTGTTAGCCATGGTTGAATGGTATCGATATGCTGACAACCGGaagaaaattgttaatttttgttcttacaTCATTAGGGGTTCACTTGCGAAGCTCTATGCTGCAAAATACAAGCTTCGTTCACGGGCAAAGGTGTATAAAATTGGTGCTAGGAATTTGGGTCGTCCTctgaaagagaagaaagggCAGTCACCTGATTACCAAAATTTGCTTAGGATGGGCCTTGTTGAATCAATTGATGGGCTTCTGTTCACTAGAATGTCTCTTGTTCCTGAAGCTGATTATACACCCTTCCCAGGGAACTGGAGACCTGATCATGAGAAGGCATTGATTGAATATATAAGGCTTGATGATCCCAAAACTCTGGAAGAGCAGCGAAGTTGCATTAGAGAACAGGGTCTTGTTTCTCCTCAGGACTATGTTTCAATGCTTGTTTGGAACTATAAAAGGAATGCTATTGCCATGGATCAGCTATCCTTGGTAAAGAGTGGTGGTACCAACATACAAAATGATCAGCAATTATTATCAAGCTCAAATCATGAGAACTATGAGGACAAGAcaaaagaagaggaagaaagtGAAGGGCTACATGTTGCAAGGATATAA